Below is a window of Agathobacter rectalis ATCC 33656 DNA.
TTTTTCTTTAAAAGCATACCTAGCAGATATGCAACCAGACTTACTGTGACACCGGCAAAAAGCGATGTCTGAAACAAATTATCCATTATGATTATCCTCTATCTTATTTATTTTCTCCAGCATCAGCCCTCTTGCGCTTCTGCATACGGATTACGAGCTGTGAAACATGTCCTGTAGCAATCATTACAGTAAGAAGTGCCACAACCGTGATTACAATCACCGGTACGAGCACCGGCTTAAGATTGCCCCAGGATGACATAAGTCCCACTCCCGCAGGGATAAACATGACAGGCATTATCTCTATCATGAATTTGCCTGCACTCCTTACAGAGTTAAGCGGTATCAGGCCTGTCAGCAGACCTATGAAAAGTATAACCATGCCATATATGCTCGCCGGAACAGGCAATGGCAGTAAATATTTGAGTATCTCACCTACAAACGAAATCGCAAGTATGATGAGAAATTGCTTTAATAATTTCATTTTATATTGTATCTCCGTTATATATATTTCGTGACTATTTGTAACCGTTTATCTGTGTTCCCTGACCATCATTGTACATACAATGGCAAGCAGCACGCTTGAAGCCCATATAGCGCGTATTCCTATGTGCAGTGAGCACACTCCGCCTATACCTGCTCCTATTGCAAATATCAGAATAATTCCATAGTAGTGCGCGGTCTTTTTCAGTGCCCCGATATTTCTGTCACGCAGATATATTGACAGACTCTCTGTGCCGCTTCTTAAGTTGCCGATGCACATGGTGCTGGCATAGCCGTAGCCGTTTACCTTTCTGAAGGACTGCACCTGCATAGAACAGCTGAATGATACAAGCATGGTCGCTATCATATCGTACCTGTGTGGTATGAAGCCGACCACAAACAGTATGATTATCTCTATCGCCACTACTATCTGACGCCAGTGGATGCGCTTTGCCTTCTTATATCTATGCCCGATTCTCTCTGCCACAAGCACACCGAGTGCAAATGAAAGGATTGGGAAAAGATACGATAGTCCCTTCATCCATTCACCCATCATCAGATGCTGGCTCATCAGCACTACGTTTCCTGTCTGCGCATTCGAGAACACCTCATTTCTCACATTGTAGGTGTAGGCATCCTGAAAGCCTCCGGAAAGTGCCAGAATCGCACTCAGCAAAAAGGTCTCTGATGTCTGAATCCTTATTTTTTCTTTTTCAGTCATTTTTTCGCCTCTTTTTCTCATATTCGCTGTTAGCTGCCACACCCTCGTGTGCCCCACAGCAATTACATATTTACAGCAATCCACACGGTTTATTATTATAGAAAAAAAGGGCGGATATTTCAATACCCGCCCCAAATATACAGTGTATTAAATTTTGCACAATACCTAAAATATATATTGGATATACATAATAGATATACATGATAGCTATACCAGATACTTTTCTTCAAACTCAGATACCGGTACCGGTTTTGAGAAATAATATCCCTGGAACTCATGACATCCCATCATTGTAAGCATATCCAGCTGCTTTTTCGTCTCCACACCCTCTGTGATGACGTCCATGCCTATCTTGCCTGCAAGCGTGATGATACTCTCTAATATATCCTGTCCCTTGACCTCGTTCTCAGATTTGCGAAGGAAGCCCATATCGATTTTCAGCACATCGGCACTGATGTCCTTTAGCATGTTGAGTGATGAGTAACCGCTTCCGAAATCATCAATCTCCACCCTGAAGCCTACGTCCTGAAGCTTGTGGATAATATTCATATTCTTCTCAAAATCGGTCATCAGCGTTGTCTCTGTAATCTCCAGATGCAGATTGGACGCTGCTATGCCATATTTATTAATCAGCCCTGTAAAGGTCTCATATATATCTATGATGTAAAAGTCCTTTGTAGATATATTTACAGATATATGATAGCTTCCATAGCCTTTTTCCTTCCACTCTGCAAGCTTTTGTGCCGCCTTCTCCCATATATAGAGGTCAAGCTTGTAAATGAGACCTGCGTTCTCTAAAATATCAATAAAAGCATACGGTGTCAGGATGCCTCTTGATGGATGAACCCAGCGCACCAGCGCTTCTGCGCCCTTTGCAGCACCATCACGTTTCACCTGTGGCTGTAAGTACATGACAAACTCATCATTTTGCAATGCCGGCTCAAATTCACCGAGCAGACGTCTCTGCTCTATTGATATCTCAAGCAGATGCTCATCATAGTATGCCACACAGCAGTCGTAATTATTCTTTATGGTGTCTGCCGCTATATTAGCCTTGTCTACCATAATGCTGACAGCCTCATCCCTGTCTCTTATCTCATACACACCCATGTATGTATGCAGATGGAAAGAATTGCCCGAAAACTCACGCTGCAGCTCTTTTATTGAATCTGCCACTCTTTTTTCATCAAACTCTTCTCTTGGCAGACACAGCGCAAAGCGGTCATTCATAAGCCTTGCACAAATAGTTCTCTCTGATGGATTTGATGACATGAGCTTCGCCTGCTTTAAGAGCACCTGATTGCCCTTCTCCATTCCAAATATCTCATTGATGAATTTGAAATCCTTTATATTGCTGCAAATCAGGTAGAAGGTTGTGTCATGATACTTGTTCACCATATCGTGCACATCCTCATAGAACTGGTCACGGTTCAAAAGTCCGGTCAGACTGTCATGCGATGCCTTGTACTTTTCCTGCTCCCACGACTCATACATCTGTGTACGGTCATTGTATACAAAATAATCACATATAACGCGATTGCTCTCATCATATATGCGCTTGTAGGCAATCTCAAAGTAGTGCTTTTCACCGTTTATTTCAATATCTGTTGTCTGGAAGGTCATACTGTCCCTTCTGTCATCTCCCAGCTTTTCAATCCACTGACTATATTTACTTTCATAAACAGACATATTGCCGCCATGCCTGTAAATAGCCTCCATCAGGTCATTGTAATATATGCACCTGCCCTTTCTGTCATAGCAGATGATACCATTGTTCATATCGCGGACCACAAGAGAGAGCATATTTTCTATAAGCTCATTCGGCACATATCTGTATGTCAGGTAATATATGATAATAGCTATAGCACCATATATAATCATGGTGAGGTCATATATGGAGTCCGAACCTATAGTAGCAATGTCAAACGAAAAGCCGATAAAGATAACTACCGCTATAGCCCCATATGCCTCCCTGTACATGCGCGATGATTTGATAATCATATACAGATATGTAAAAATAATCAGAATCACAAACGCATATGTGAATATAAAATGCAGCCTGTACCATAGGCTGTCATTATTGAATACCACCTTAATATTCTCAGCTTTTATGGATTCTATATCAAAAATCTTATTAGTCCAGGTGTTCTCTATAAGCATATATGTGTCCAGCACCGCAAATATCATGGAAGCAGCCTGCACTCCCTTGAAGGTCTTTACAGCACCTGTATAATACTGTGTATAAAACATAAGAGCGATGAGCATCCAGTCAAACAGAGCCATAGTAAGCCCTTTCGCAAGTACTGTAACAGTGTGCCCCGGCACAAATGTAAAAACAAAAAAGACTATAGCGCAGGCAAATGTCAACGTCTCATATATACACACACTTTTACCGAGTCTGTCATGTTTTTTAAAGGAACCGATTGCGCAATGTGCAATCAGTATTGCTTCCAGCAATACTCCCAGTCCATATACTATCCTCATATTCCCACCTGTCTTCTATTACCATATTACTAACCTATATATAGCCATTGTAACTCATTTCATGTGTAATGTAAACAAAAAAGAGGTTGTCACAACCTCTTTTTTGTAATTTATTAACATTTATTATTTTCCTGAAGTTGCTTTCAGTCGTGTCATGGCACGGGCCAGCGAAGCTCTTGAGTGATAGTACTCCTGGATACTCTGCTTCTGTCGAAGCTGCTCCTCGGCTCTCTCCTTTGCCTCTCTTGCCCTTGCTATATCGATTTCCTCCGGATGCTCGGCTGTCTCGACAAGCAGTGTCACACGGTTGTTGACTATCTCTACGAAGCCCATTCCCACTACCGCGTACTCCCAGTTGTCACTGCCCTCCGGCTGGAATCTCATCTCACCCTCATCGACGGCTATGACCATATCCTCGTGGTGGGCGAGGATTTCCTTCTGGCCATCGAACTCAGGGACTATTATGGAACGACATCTTCCTGAGTAAAACACTCTGTTAGCAGCTATTACCTTTAGATAAAATGTATTTGTTGCCATACGATTTGTCCTTCCTTATGCTTTTACTGCTGCATAGTCTTTGCTTTTTCCTTGACGTCCTCGATTGTTCCGACATTGAAAAATGCGTTCTCAGGATACTCGTCCATCTCACCATCTATGATGGCCTTGAAGCCCTTGATAGTCTCCTCTACAGGCACATAGACACCCTGGATACCTGTGAAGTTCTCAGCTACGTGGAATGGCTGTGAGAGGAACTTCTGGATTTTTCTTGCTCTGTATACAAGTACCTTGTCCTCATCTGCCAGCTCCTCCATACCGAGGATTGCGATGATATCCTGCAGCTCCTTGTACTTCTGGAGAATCTCCTGTACCTTTCGTGCTACCTGGTAATGCTCCTCGCCTACGATATCAGGCTCGAGGATACGTGATGTAGACTCAAGCGGGTCTACTGCCGGGTAAATACCCTGTTCAACAATCTTTCTTGAAAGAACTGTTGTGGCATCCAGATGTGCGAAAGTTGTAGCCGGAGCCGGGTCTGTGAGGTCATCGGCTGGTACGTATACGGCCTGTACCGATGTTACCGAACCGTTCTTTGTAGATGCGATTCTCTCCTGCAGCTCACCCATCTCAGTAGCCAGTGTAGGCTGATAACCTACGGCTGAAGGCATACGTCCTAAAAGTGCTGAAACCTCTGAACCTGCCTGTGTGAAACGGAATATATTGTCGATGAAAAGCAGCACGTTCTGGTGCTTCTCATCCCTGAAATACTCTGCCATTGTAAGTCCTGTCTCAGCTACACGCATACGTGCTCCTGGTGGCTCGTTCATCTGTCCGAACACTAAGGCTGTTTTTTCCAGAACTCCTGATTCCTTCATTTCTGTCCAGAGATCATTTCCCTCTCTGGAACGCTCTCCGACTCCTGTAAAGATTGAGTAGCCGCCGTGCTCTGTTGCGATATTGCTGATGAGCTCCTGGATGAGGACTGTTTTTCCTACTCCGGCTCCTCCGAAGAGTCCGATTTTTCCACCCTTTGCATATGGGGCAAGGAGGTCGATAACCTTGATACCTGTCTCGAGGATTTCCTCTGCAGGGTTCTGCTCCTCAAATGTTGGTGGTTCTCTGTGGATTTCCCATTTTTCTTCTGTATCAGGCTGTGCTCCGCCATCGATAGCTTCACCGAGCACGTTGAACAGTCTGCCGAGAGTCTGCTCTCCGACAGGTGTCTTGATGCCGGCGCCTGTGGCTGTTACTTCCATATCTCTGTGAAGTCCCTCACTGGAAGCAAGCATGATACAGCGTACTGTATTATTTCCAATATGCTGTGCGACTTCCATCACACTTTTTTTGTCACCATTTAAAACTTCTAGTGCGTCTCTGATTGCCGGCAGGTTCTCATCCTCGAACTCTACATCGACAACAGGACCCATAACCTGGATAATTTTTCCTGTTTTCATCAAAAAGCCTACTTTCTCTTTTTCTTCTGCGATTTAGCACCGGCTATTACCTCTGTAATCTCCTGTGTAATCGCTGCCTGTCTGGCACGGTTGTAAAGAATGTCAAGCTCTGCAAGCATGTCCCTCGCACTGTTTGATGCGGACTGCATCGCCATCATTCTGGCGTTCTGCTCACATGAAAATGACTCTACAAGAGCACCGTAGACAAATCCAACAACGTAGTTTGGTACGATACGATCCATGACTGCCTCAGGC
It encodes the following:
- a CDS encoding CidA/LrgA family protein, with the translated sequence MKLLKQFLIILAISFVGEILKYLLPLPVPASIYGMVILFIGLLTGLIPLNSVRSAGKFMIEIMPVMFIPAGVGLMSSWGNLKPVLVPVIVITVVALLTVMIATGHVSQLVIRMQKRKRADAGENK
- a CDS encoding YoaK family protein — its product is MTEKEKIRIQTSETFLLSAILALSGGFQDAYTYNVRNEVFSNAQTGNVVLMSQHLMMGEWMKGLSYLFPILSFALGVLVAERIGHRYKKAKRIHWRQIVVAIEIIILFVVGFIPHRYDMIATMLVSFSCSMQVQSFRKVNGYGYASTMCIGNLRSGTESLSIYLRDRNIGALKKTAHYYGIILIFAIGAGIGGVCSLHIGIRAIWASSVLLAIVCTMMVREHR
- a CDS encoding GGDEF and EAL domain-containing protein, whose product is MRIVYGLGVLLEAILIAHCAIGSFKKHDRLGKSVCIYETLTFACAIVFFVFTFVPGHTVTVLAKGLTMALFDWMLIALMFYTQYYTGAVKTFKGVQAASMIFAVLDTYMLIENTWTNKIFDIESIKAENIKVVFNNDSLWYRLHFIFTYAFVILIIFTYLYMIIKSSRMYREAYGAIAVVIFIGFSFDIATIGSDSIYDLTMIIYGAIAIIIYYLTYRYVPNELIENMLSLVVRDMNNGIICYDRKGRCIYYNDLMEAIYRHGGNMSVYESKYSQWIEKLGDDRRDSMTFQTTDIEINGEKHYFEIAYKRIYDESNRVICDYFVYNDRTQMYESWEQEKYKASHDSLTGLLNRDQFYEDVHDMVNKYHDTTFYLICSNIKDFKFINEIFGMEKGNQVLLKQAKLMSSNPSERTICARLMNDRFALCLPREEFDEKRVADSIKELQREFSGNSFHLHTYMGVYEIRDRDEAVSIMVDKANIAADTIKNNYDCCVAYYDEHLLEISIEQRRLLGEFEPALQNDEFVMYLQPQVKRDGAAKGAEALVRWVHPSRGILTPYAFIDILENAGLIYKLDLYIWEKAAQKLAEWKEKGYGSYHISVNISTKDFYIIDIYETFTGLINKYGIAASNLHLEITETTLMTDFEKNMNIIHKLQDVGFRVEIDDFGSGYSSLNMLKDISADVLKIDMGFLRKSENEVKGQDILESIITLAGKIGMDVITEGVETKKQLDMLTMMGCHEFQGYYFSKPVPVSEFEEKYLV
- the atpC gene encoding ATP synthase F1 subunit epsilon, which codes for MATNTFYLKVIAANRVFYSGRCRSIIVPEFDGQKEILAHHEDMVIAVDEGEMRFQPEGSDNWEYAVVGMGFVEIVNNRVTLLVETAEHPEEIDIARAREAKERAEEQLRQKQSIQEYYHSRASLARAMTRLKATSGK
- the atpD gene encoding F0F1 ATP synthase subunit beta codes for the protein MKTGKIIQVMGPVVDVEFEDENLPAIRDALEVLNGDKKSVMEVAQHIGNNTVRCIMLASSEGLHRDMEVTATGAGIKTPVGEQTLGRLFNVLGEAIDGGAQPDTEEKWEIHREPPTFEEQNPAEEILETGIKVIDLLAPYAKGGKIGLFGGAGVGKTVLIQELISNIATEHGGYSIFTGVGERSREGNDLWTEMKESGVLEKTALVFGQMNEPPGARMRVAETGLTMAEYFRDEKHQNVLLFIDNIFRFTQAGSEVSALLGRMPSAVGYQPTLATEMGELQERIASTKNGSVTSVQAVYVPADDLTDPAPATTFAHLDATTVLSRKIVEQGIYPAVDPLESTSRILEPDIVGEEHYQVARKVQEILQKYKELQDIIAILGMEELADEDKVLVYRARKIQKFLSQPFHVAENFTGIQGVYVPVEETIKGFKAIIDGEMDEYPENAFFNVGTIEDVKEKAKTMQQ